A portion of the Chloroflexota bacterium genome contains these proteins:
- a CDS encoding HEAT repeat domain-containing protein, whose translation MMTLEKLLTELGDENKNILASHLVHLSDLPSQELEAFARAWEKTATHRRHQLVSHLVSLAEDNSELNFDTIFRVILGDPDAEVRNKAVEGLAECEDPQFIEPLLELAQRDTSEEVRAAAISALGHFALLAELQKIRPKYGLRIMEALIALIRDQDQPLAVRRRAVEAVAPLSQPEVKKAITEAYLSPLLPLKVSALYAMGRNCDSQWLSILLPELRSPVVEIRYEAAGALGELGDEAAIPHLVPLCYDEDVQVREAAVRALGRIGGPEARLALRQCLQQADSRLRQAIQEATTELEALEDPFEG comes from the coding sequence ATGATGACCCTGGAGAAGCTCCTCACCGAACTTGGGGACGAGAACAAGAACATCCTGGCCAGCCATCTGGTACACCTTTCCGACCTCCCTTCCCAGGAGCTGGAGGCCTTCGCCCGGGCCTGGGAGAAGACGGCCACCCACCGCCGCCACCAGCTTGTCAGCCACCTGGTATCCCTGGCCGAGGACAACTCGGAGCTCAACTTCGACACCATCTTCCGCGTCATCCTCGGCGACCCAGACGCCGAGGTAAGAAATAAGGCCGTGGAAGGCCTGGCCGAGTGTGAGGACCCCCAGTTCATTGAGCCCCTCCTGGAGCTAGCGCAAAGGGACACGAGTGAAGAGGTGAGGGCAGCCGCTATCTCCGCATTAGGCCATTTTGCCCTTCTCGCCGAGCTCCAGAAGATAAGGCCCAAGTATGGGCTCCGGATCATGGAGGCCCTCATCGCCCTCATCCGGGACCAGGACCAGCCCCTTGCCGTCAGACGCCGGGCGGTGGAGGCGGTGGCCCCCCTCAGCCAACCCGAGGTAAAGAAGGCCATCACCGAAGCCTATCTCAGCCCCCTGCTCCCCTTGAAAGTCAGCGCCCTCTATGCCATGGGCCGGAACTGTGATAGCCAGTGGCTCTCCATCTTGCTCCCGGAACTGCGGAGCCCGGTGGTCGAAATACGCTATGAGGCGGCGGGGGCCCTGGGCGAGCTAGGAGATGAGGCAGCTATCCCCCATCTGGTCCCCCTCTGCTACGATGAAGATGTCCAGGTCCGGGAGGCGGCTGTCCGGGCCCTGGGAAGAATAGGCGGCCCGGAGGCCAGGCTGGCCCTGCGGCAGTGCCTGCAACAGGCAGACTCCAGGCTCCGCCAGGCCATCCAGGAAGCCACCACGGAGTTGGAGGCCCTGGAAGACCCCTTTGAGGGGTAA